One segment of Eulemur rufifrons isolate Redbay chromosome 4, OSU_ERuf_1, whole genome shotgun sequence DNA contains the following:
- the EEF1AKMT1 gene encoding EEF1A lysine methyltransferase 1 yields the protein MSDLEDDETPQLSAHTLAALQEFYAEQKQQTDLGGDDKYNIGIIEENWQLSQFWYSQETALRLAQEAVAAAGEGGRIACVSAPSVYQKLRELHREDFSVYIFEYDKRFAMYGEEFIFYDYNNPLDFPEKIAAHSFDIVIADPPYLSEECLRKTSETIKYLTQGKILLCTGAIMGELAAELLGVKMCKFIPKHTRNLANEFCCYVNYESGLD from the exons ATGAGTGACTTGGAAGATGATGAGACCCCCCAGCTTTCTGCCCATACCTTAGCAGCTCTCCAGGAGTTTTATGCTGAACAAAAGCAACAGACTGACCTAGGTGGGGATGATAAATATAACATCGGAATAATAGAAGAGAACTGG CAATTGAGCCAGTTTTGGTATAGTCAGGAAACTGCTTTGCGACTCGCACAGGAAGCCGTTGCTGCTGCTGGAGAAGGTGGCAG AATAGCATGTGTGAGTGCCCCCAGCGTGTACCAGAAACTCAGAGAGCTGCACAGAGAAGACTTTTCAGTATACATCTTTGAATATGACAAAAGATTTGCCATGTATGGAGAGGAGTTTATCTTCTATGATTACAATAATCCATTGGATTTTCCTGAAAAAATAGCTGCACATAGTTTTGACATCGTAATAGCGGATCCTCCCTATCTTTCTGAGGAATGTCTCAGAAAAACGTCAGAAACCATCAAGTACCTCACTCAGGGCAAGATTCTGCTGTGCACTG GTGCCATCATGGGAGAACTGGCGGCAGAACTCCTCGGAGTGAAGATGTGCAAGTTTATTCCAAAACATACCCGAAACTTGGCAAATGAGTTTTGCTGTTATGTGAATTACGAGTCTGGGCTAGACTGA